A part of Caretta caretta isolate rCarCar2 chromosome 1, rCarCar1.hap1, whole genome shotgun sequence genomic DNA contains:
- the CBY1 gene encoding protein chibby homolog 1 isoform X2 → MGKAAEVSRLGDWKAMPLFGNTFSPKKTPPRKSASLSNLHLLDRSTREIELGLDYGTPNMNLTGQSLKFENGQWIAESGSSSGDRREAQRLRKRNQQLEEENNLLRLKVDILLDMLSETTAESHLMEKELEDLKSHSRRRR, encoded by the exons ATG GGCAAGGCAGCAGAAGTGAGCAGGCTTGGAGATTGGAAAGCCATGCCTCTCTTTGGGAACACATTCAGTCCAAAGAAAACCCCACCTAGGAAATCAGCCTCCCTCTCCAACCTGCACTTG CTGGACAGATCGACCCGTGAAATTGAGCTGGGCCTGGACTATGGCACTCCCAACATGAACCTCACTGGACAGAGTCTGAAGTTTGAGAATGGCCAGTGGATAGCAG AGTCAGGGAGCAGCAGTGGGGATCGCAGGGAGGCACAGCGCCTGCGCAAACGGAACCAGCAGCTGGAGGAAGAGAACAATCTCCTGCGTCTGAAAGTGGATATCCTGCTGGACATG CTGTCTGAGACCACAGCTGAGTCCCATCTGATGGAGAAGGAGCTGGAGGACTTGAAGAGTCACAGCCGGAGGAGGAGGTGA
- the CBY1 gene encoding protein chibby homolog 1 isoform X1 has product MRRTASSGQQGRVGRLVQGKAAEVSRLGDWKAMPLFGNTFSPKKTPPRKSASLSNLHLLDRSTREIELGLDYGTPNMNLTGQSLKFENGQWIAESGSSSGDRREAQRLRKRNQQLEEENNLLRLKVDILLDMLSETTAESHLMEKELEDLKSHSRRRR; this is encoded by the exons ATGCGCAGGACGGCTAGCAGTGGACAACAAGGCAGAGTGGGGCGCTTGGTGCAG GGCAAGGCAGCAGAAGTGAGCAGGCTTGGAGATTGGAAAGCCATGCCTCTCTTTGGGAACACATTCAGTCCAAAGAAAACCCCACCTAGGAAATCAGCCTCCCTCTCCAACCTGCACTTG CTGGACAGATCGACCCGTGAAATTGAGCTGGGCCTGGACTATGGCACTCCCAACATGAACCTCACTGGACAGAGTCTGAAGTTTGAGAATGGCCAGTGGATAGCAG AGTCAGGGAGCAGCAGTGGGGATCGCAGGGAGGCACAGCGCCTGCGCAAACGGAACCAGCAGCTGGAGGAAGAGAACAATCTCCTGCGTCTGAAAGTGGATATCCTGCTGGACATG CTGTCTGAGACCACAGCTGAGTCCCATCTGATGGAGAAGGAGCTGGAGGACTTGAAGAGTCACAGCCGGAGGAGGAGGTGA
- the TOMM22 gene encoding mitochondrial import receptor subunit TOM22 homolog, with product MAAASPLSPEELLLPKGGPGKAEELAEELEEDDDDELDETLSERLWGLTEMFPESVRTAAGATFDMSLSVAQSMYRFSRAALWIGTTSFMILVLPVVFETEKLQMEQQQQLQQRQILLGPTTGLSGSIPGALPPLSGKI from the exons ATGGCCGCCGCGTCGCCCCTGTCCCccgaggagctgctgctgcccaagGGCGGCCCGGGCAAGGCGGAGGAGCTGgcggaggagctggaggaggacgACGATGACGAG CTGGACGAGACCCTGAGCGAGCGGCTCTGGGGCCTGACCGAGATGTTCCCGGAGAGCGTCCGGACCGCGGCGGGAGCTACCTTCGATATGTCCCTCTCTGTGGCCCAGAGCATGTACCG aTTCTCCAGGGCAGCTCTCTGGATTGGGACTACCTCCTTCATGATCCTTGTTCTTCCTGTTGTATTTGAAACTGAGAAACTGCAGAtggagcaacagcagcagctgcagcagcgaCAG ATTCTCTTAGGACCCACTACAGGGTTGTCTGGCAGTATACCAGGGGCCCTGCCACCACTTTCTGGAAAGATCTAA
- the CBY1 gene encoding protein chibby homolog 1 isoform X3, with product MPLFGNTFSPKKTPPRKSASLSNLHLLDRSTREIELGLDYGTPNMNLTGQSLKFENGQWIAESGSSSGDRREAQRLRKRNQQLEEENNLLRLKVDILLDMLSETTAESHLMEKELEDLKSHSRRRR from the exons ATGCCTCTCTTTGGGAACACATTCAGTCCAAAGAAAACCCCACCTAGGAAATCAGCCTCCCTCTCCAACCTGCACTTG CTGGACAGATCGACCCGTGAAATTGAGCTGGGCCTGGACTATGGCACTCCCAACATGAACCTCACTGGACAGAGTCTGAAGTTTGAGAATGGCCAGTGGATAGCAG AGTCAGGGAGCAGCAGTGGGGATCGCAGGGAGGCACAGCGCCTGCGCAAACGGAACCAGCAGCTGGAGGAAGAGAACAATCTCCTGCGTCTGAAAGTGGATATCCTGCTGGACATG CTGTCTGAGACCACAGCTGAGTCCCATCTGATGGAGAAGGAGCTGGAGGACTTGAAGAGTCACAGCCGGAGGAGGAGGTGA